The proteins below are encoded in one region of Homo sapiens chromosome 8, GRCh38.p14 Primary Assembly:
- the NUGGC gene encoding nuclear GTPase SLIP-GC isoform X4, which produces MAETKDVFGQEPHPVEDDLYKERTRKRRKSDRDQRFRAFPSMEQSALKEYTSFGDLVLYPCQVPAGDISLLIPDEKLESRTRRVLSNTYQKLIQSVFLDDSIPNGVKYLINRLLALIEKPTVDPIYIALFGSTGAGKSSLINAIIQQAMFLPVSGESICTSCIVQVSSGCCVQYEAKIHLLSDQEWREELKNLTKLLHRTEELSREEADAWNRDEAVEEATWKLQMIYGNGAESKNYEELLRAKPKRKIPTSRVITLKAEEAEELSIKLDPYIRTQRRDWDGEAAEMRIWPLIKHVEVTLPKSDLIPEGVVLVDIPGTGDFNSKRDEMWKKTIDKCSVIWVISDIERVSGGQAHEDLLNESIKACQRGFCRDVALVVTKMDKLHLPEYLSKLFRVSERLF; this is translated from the exons TTGAAGATGATTTATATAAAGAACGAacgagaaaaagaaggaaatcagatCGAGACCAGCGGTTCCGAGCATTTCCCTCCATGGAGCAGAGTGCTCTTAAGGAAT ACACCTCCTTTGGAGACCTAGTACTTTATCCCTGCCAGGTACCTGCAGGTGACATCTCTCTGTTAATTCCAGATGAAAAATTGGAATCACGGACCAGAAGGGTTTTGAGCAACACTTATCAGAAACTTATTCAGTCTGTCTTCCTGGATGACAGCATCCCTAATGGAGTCAAGTATCTCAT AAATAGGCTTCTTGCCTTGATTGAAAAGCCGACAGTGGACCCAATCTACATTGCATTATTTGGAAGCACTGGGGCTGGGAAGAGCTCCCTGATCAATGCCATCATCCAGCAAGCAATGTTTCTACCAGTGTCTGGAGAAAGCATATGTACTTCCTGCATTGTACAAGTGagctctggctgctgtgtgcagTATGAGGCCAAAATCCACCTTCTGTCTGACCAG GAGTGGAGGGAGGAGCTGAAGAACCTGACCAAACTCCTGCATAGGACGGAGGAGCTGAGCAGAGAAGAGGCAGATGCGTGGAACAGGGATGAGGCAGTGGAGGAAGCCACCTGGAAGCTACAAATGATTTATGGAAATGGGGCAGAGAGTAAGAACTATGAGGAGTTACTGAGGGCGAAGCCCAAAAGGAAGATCCCCACCTCCAGAGTCATCACCCTCAAGGCGGAAGAG GCAGAAGAGCTGTCCATCAAGCTGGACCCCTACATCCGCACACAGAGGAGAGATTGGGATGGAGAGGCCGCTGAGATGCGCATCTGGCCCTTGATCAAACATGTGGAAGTGACACTTCCCAAATCCGACCTGATCCCAGAAGGGGTCGTGCTGGTGGACATCCCAGGCACAGGCGACTTCAACAGCAAGAGGGACGAGATGTGGAAAAAG ACCATTGACAAGTGCTCAGTGATCTGGGTGATCAGCGACATAGAGCGAGTTTCTGGGGGGCAAGCCCACGAAGACCTTCTGAATGAGAGCATCAAAGCCTGCCAGCGGGGCTTCTGTAGGGACGTGGCCCTGGTGGTCACCAAGATGGACAAACTCCACTTGCCAGAATACCTAAG CAAGCTATTCAGAGTCAGCGAGAGGCTgttttag
- the NUGGC gene encoding nuclear GTPase SLIP-GC isoform X2 has product MAETKDVFGQEPHPVEDDLYKERTRKRRKSDRDQRFRAFPSMEQSALKEYTSFGDLVLYPCQVPAGDISLLIPDEKLESRTRRVLSNTYQKLIQSVFLDDSIPNGVKYLINRLLALIEKPTVDPIYIALFGSTGAGKSSLINAIIQQAMFLPVSGESICTSCIVQVSSGCCVQYEAKIHLLSDQEWREELKNLTKLLHRTEELSREEADAWNRDEAVEEATWKLQMIYGNGAESKNYEELLRAKPKRKIPTSRVITLKAEEAEELSIKLDPYIRTQRRDWDGEAAEMRIWPLIKHVEVTLPKSDLIPEGVVLVDIPGTGDFNSKRDEMWKKTIDKCSVIWVISDIERVSGGQAHEDLLNESIKACQRGFCRDVALVVTKMDKLHLPEYLRENCQLTSRFWKPQIWCIQSAPRSTGSRLSSPRRKRKSLS; this is encoded by the exons TTGAAGATGATTTATATAAAGAACGAacgagaaaaagaaggaaatcagatCGAGACCAGCGGTTCCGAGCATTTCCCTCCATGGAGCAGAGTGCTCTTAAGGAAT ACACCTCCTTTGGAGACCTAGTACTTTATCCCTGCCAGGTACCTGCAGGTGACATCTCTCTGTTAATTCCAGATGAAAAATTGGAATCACGGACCAGAAGGGTTTTGAGCAACACTTATCAGAAACTTATTCAGTCTGTCTTCCTGGATGACAGCATCCCTAATGGAGTCAAGTATCTCAT AAATAGGCTTCTTGCCTTGATTGAAAAGCCGACAGTGGACCCAATCTACATTGCATTATTTGGAAGCACTGGGGCTGGGAAGAGCTCCCTGATCAATGCCATCATCCAGCAAGCAATGTTTCTACCAGTGTCTGGAGAAAGCATATGTACTTCCTGCATTGTACAAGTGagctctggctgctgtgtgcagTATGAGGCCAAAATCCACCTTCTGTCTGACCAG GAGTGGAGGGAGGAGCTGAAGAACCTGACCAAACTCCTGCATAGGACGGAGGAGCTGAGCAGAGAAGAGGCAGATGCGTGGAACAGGGATGAGGCAGTGGAGGAAGCCACCTGGAAGCTACAAATGATTTATGGAAATGGGGCAGAGAGTAAGAACTATGAGGAGTTACTGAGGGCGAAGCCCAAAAGGAAGATCCCCACCTCCAGAGTCATCACCCTCAAGGCGGAAGAG GCAGAAGAGCTGTCCATCAAGCTGGACCCCTACATCCGCACACAGAGGAGAGATTGGGATGGAGAGGCCGCTGAGATGCGCATCTGGCCCTTGATCAAACATGTGGAAGTGACACTTCCCAAATCCGACCTGATCCCAGAAGGGGTCGTGCTGGTGGACATCCCAGGCACAGGCGACTTCAACAGCAAGAGGGACGAGATGTGGAAAAAG ACCATTGACAAGTGCTCAGTGATCTGGGTGATCAGCGACATAGAGCGAGTTTCTGGGGGGCAAGCCCACGAAGACCTTCTGAATGAGAGCATCAAAGCCTGCCAGCGGGGCTTCTGTAGGGACGTGGCCCTGGTGGTCACCAAGATGGACAAACTCCACTTGCCAGAATACCTAAG AGAAAACTGCCAGCTGACTTCAAGGTTCTGGAAGCCTCAGATCTGGTGTATACAGTCAGCGCCCAGGAGTACTGGCAGCAGGCTCTCCTCACCGAGGAGGAAACGg